The Limisphaera ngatamarikiensis DNA segment GCGAGGGATTGGGCTACTGGAACTACGGGTTCGGCCATTATGTGTGGCTCGGTGAAATGCTTCGCCGGGCCACCGACGGACGGCTCGACCTGCTGGCCCTGCCAGAAGCCCAAATGCCCGCCCGATTCCCCTGGCGCGCAGAGATCCTGAACGGCATCTACCCCAGCATTTCCGATTGCTCACCGGGCACGCGACCCGACGCCCGGGTCGTCCGCATCCTGGCGGAACGGCTGCAACGGACGTTCCCCGGCGGAGTTCGCCCCACCCAACCCGGGCCGGGCCGCGCCCTGGCCATCACCCTGCTCGACACCTTCCTGCCACGGCCGCTGCCGCCCATTCCCTCCTCCACCGCCGCGCCCGACCCGGATCCGCTGCGGACCTGGTTTCAGGACGCGGGCGTCTTGATCTGCCGCCCTGGCCCGGGCCAGCCGCCCTTCGCCGCATGCCTCAAGGGCGGCCACAACGCCGAACACCACAATCACAACGACGTGGGTAGCTTCAGCCTCGTGGTGGGCTCAACCATGGTGATTTGTGATCCGGGCGCCGAGGTGTACACCGCCCGCACCTTCAGCGCCCGGCGCTACGAAAGCCGCGTCCTCAGTTCCTACGGCCACAGCGTCCCCGTCGTGGACGGTCAACTGCAATCCACCGGTGCCGCAGCCCGTGCCCGCGTCGTCTCCGTCTCGCTGAGCCCCGAAGCCGATCGCGTGGTGTTCGACCTGCGCAGCGCGTATCGGGTCAACGGATTGACCAAGCTGGAGCGGGAATTCGAATTCCGCAGGGGCGCCCGGCCCACCCTGACCGTCACGGATCGTTGGGAAGCCGCACGCCCCATTCCGTTCGAATCCGCGCTCGTAACCTGGTCTCCCTGGTCCGCACAAACCGCGGGACTGCAGATCGGTGAAGGTACCGCAATTGTCCGCGCGGCCCTGGACACATCCGGCAAGGATTACACCCTCGCGGACGAGATCCTTGAGGAGGACGTGCGCACCCCGCAAAAACCGCGCCGGATAGCCATTCGACTTCGGGATGCTGCCCCTCGCGGCGAGATGCGCATGACATTTGAACCGGCCCAACCCTGACGTCCGGCCACCCGCCACGACAGACCCCCTGAACCTGCCCGGCCGGGCCCCTACCCCGCGCCACTTAATCGGTGGTGCCAGCGCGCGGTTCGTCCTGCTCCAGCACCTGGTTGCCTTCGCCCAGGACAATCACCCGCGGTCGCCAATCCCGGGCCAGTGCTTCGTCCACCCAGGTGTAACTCATGATCACCAAACGATCGCCGGGCTTGCCCAAATGAGCCGTCGCACCATTCAGGACGATGGCCCGCGACCCCCGCGGCGCCGGAATGGCGTACGTCTCAAATCGTTCCCCGTTCGCCAGGTTTCCGCACAAAATCTTCTCGTACGGAAACAACCCCACCCGGTCCATGAGGTCCCGGTCAATGCCCAGACTCCCTTCGTAGTCCACGTTCCCGGCGGTCACGACCGCCCGATGGATCTTGGATTTCAACAATAAAACTTGCATAAGCAACGGCGCCCCAACCCCTGGGATGATTCATCGACCCCGTCAGGGCGCCCTCCCGGTCGAAGCAATATACGCGGCCCTGTCACCCCCGTTCAATGCCACAGACCATCCGCATCAAGAGGTCCCAACACCGCACAGCATGGCCGGTAAATTCCCCGCCCATCCGGAAGCAACTCACGGCCTCTGCCGGGCTTTCAAGAACTTTTCCAACTTGGGCCGGATCACAAACTGGCAGTACGCCTGCTCCGGGTTCTTGCGGAAGTAGTCCTGATGATACGGCTCGGCCGGATAGAACCGCTCCAGCCGCACAATCTCCGTCACAATGGGCCGCGAGAATCGACGGGCCGCCTCCGCTTTGGAACGCTCCGCCGCCCGGCGCTGGGCCTCGTTCACGTAGAGAATAATCGACCGGTACTGTGGTCCGACGTCGTTGCCCTGGCGATTGGGTGTGGTCGGGTCATGTGCCTCCCAGAACGCCTCCAGCAGATCCTCATACCGGATCCGACGCGGGTCGTACTCCACCCGGATGACCTCGGCATGGCCGGTCGTGCCCGTGCACACCTGTTTGTAGGTGGGATGGGGCACATGACCCCCGGCGTAACCGCTGGTCACCGATATCACGCCGGGCAGCGTCTCAAACAACGCTTCCATGCACCAAAAACAACCCCCGCCGAACACGGCGATCTCCCGCCCCGGCGCCTCCTCGGTGGCTGCGGCGGAATCATGAACCT contains these protein-coding regions:
- a CDS encoding heparinase II/III domain-containing protein; this translates as MRLPRPSLPEPMLARNGVQEHGGWPAGVQWATPAAQLALVATRRPSPLIPRPRCLLALVLVLSLGPTLFAAAPPAARVDEIAAWLPARPTASGQPITNRAAWSALLNQPEWRALIRDAETDARAGLPEQPDDLYLDFSRTGNRERWQRVAFARRARVTTFALAEALEDRGRFLPPLEETIRALCAERTWVYPAHDAALRNFRGEVVEMDLGSTALSWDLAAALGLLGDRLSPELRSLIRANLQRRTLEPFRAMIEGRQPEAFWLRATHNWNAVCLAGTVGTALAMVESPRDRAWFVAVAEERIRSFLQGFTPDGYCSEGLGYWNYGFGHYVWLGEMLRRATDGRLDLLALPEAQMPARFPWRAEILNGIYPSISDCSPGTRPDARVVRILAERLQRTFPGGVRPTQPGPGRALAITLLDTFLPRPLPPIPSSTAAPDPDPLRTWFQDAGVLICRPGPGQPPFAACLKGGHNAEHHNHNDVGSFSLVVGSTMVICDPGAEVYTARTFSARRYESRVLSSYGHSVPVVDGQLQSTGAAARARVVSVSLSPEADRVVFDLRSAYRVNGLTKLEREFEFRRGARPTLTVTDRWEAARPIPFESALVTWSPWSAQTAGLQIGEGTAIVRAALDTSGKDYTLADEILEEDVRTPQKPRRIAIRLRDAAPRGEMRMTFEPAQP
- the panD gene encoding aspartate 1-decarboxylase, with amino-acid sequence MQVLLLKSKIHRAVVTAGNVDYEGSLGIDRDLMDRVGLFPYEKILCGNLANGERFETYAIPAPRGSRAIVLNGATAHLGKPGDRLVIMSYTWVDEALARDWRPRVIVLGEGNQVLEQDEPRAGTTD
- the msrA gene encoding peptide-methionine (S)-S-oxide reductase MsrA — encoded protein: MEPQVHDSAAATEEAPGREIAVFGGGCFWCMEALFETLPGVISVTSGYAGGHVPHPTYKQVCTGTTGHAEVIRVEYDPRRIRYEDLLEAFWEAHDPTTPNRQGNDVGPQYRSIILYVNEAQRRAAERSKAEAARRFSRPIVTEIVRLERFYPAEPYHQDYFRKNPEQAYCQFVIRPKLEKFLKARQRP